The window gacaaagacaacaaacctcactgtggtctccagATGACAAAGACAACAAATCTCACTGTAGTCTCTAGGTGACAAAGGCAACAAACCTCAATGTGGTCTGCAGGTGACAATGccaacaaacctcactgtggtctccaggtgacaaagacaacaaacctcaATCTGGTCTCTaggtgacaaagacaacaaacctcactgtggtctccaggtgacaaagacaacaaacctcactgtggtctccaggTGACAAAGGTGAAGAAGTGGAAATCAAAAGCAAAACATGTTAAACTGAAGTGATGTATTTAAACAGAAAATACACAGATTAATTTGCTGACATTTTCCTACATCAAAACGTTCCCATTGGGTGTATCTTAAGAAGCCCCACTCGTGACAGGCCGGCAGGTCAGCGATGTCAGCCAATGCTGTCAGGATTTGGAAGTGTTTATCTGATGGAGCTCAGCTGTTCTGAGAGTCGTTACTATGGAGACGTGCTTGGAGGAACAGACTATGATGCTATCTAACAGCAAATGGCCTTTTAAATAAGCTGACCCAAGACTCTTTCTCAATTCATTTTTACTTGATTCCTCATATCCTCTCTGCTCACCTCCCTCTCAAAACACACTGTACAAGAAGATCTTAGGGGTGGGACCatggaccttctcctccaataagGTTGAATTAGGAGTCCAACTCTTACCTTTTTATCCTAACCCCTTATCCCTGGACTATAAAGCTAACGCTTCACAAAGAACAACTAGCTGAAGTACATCAACCGTTCTGATGTCACTTCTGTTCTTCCTGCATGCCatctagtgacaactagtgactaAAACTATTTAACAGAAGAGCAGCTGTTCTGTGTTACAGAAGAGAAAATAAACAGTAACAAACAGCCCATCCTTAGACACCAAATAATTCTGTAATCACACACTGTGACGTGGAATGATGAAAGACTGGAGAGTTTATATTAGTTGATGAGAGAATATCGAGCAGTTGAGTTTCTTTCAGTTTGATTAGTGTCATTATCACCTAATCTAAGCTTCTTTCTCATGTCTCTCTACAGTTGTGTTAACAACAGTGACTTTCCCATGTCTCTCTACAGTTGTGTTAACAACAGTGACTTTCTCATGTCTCTCTACAGTTGTGTTAACAACAGTGACTTTCTCATGTCTCTCTACAGTTGTGTTAACAACAGTGACTTTCTCATGTCTCTCTACAGTTGTGTTAACAACAGTGACTTTCTCATGTCTCTCTACAGTTGTGTTAACAACAGTGACTTTCTCATGTCTCTCTACAGTTGTGTTAACAACAGTGACTTTCTCATGGAGGGCACTGAGTCTGAGTCATCACTAGGCTAAACAGACACCCACTCTATCAGCGACAGTGCTTttagagaaaggagggagggaagagaggggatagGCTGAGAGAAGGAAGGTATAGAGTGAGGagaagtagagagggaggagagaggaagcgggagagaggagggagagaaagggcagGTAGAGACAGATAGGACTCTCCTCTGAGATGAGAGtcaattaaattcaaaacaactttattaGGAAAGGCATATTCAATTTACAAGTGTAAATATCAACATCAAAACCAGACCTCTCTCTCCAATATAATACATCCTCCTTTAGACAGCACACTATGAATGTGGTGGTTGAGTAGGTAACCCTCCCCTCAGATTCCATCCACCTCTACCCAGCAGTTCCTCAGTCACATTAACAGTGTCTATCTGAGTGAAGTCTGAACTCTCTCGGGAGGCTGGAGATCGATGCGATGTGATGATTCTAAGATAAGAAAACTCTAGGTGGCTAATCAATGATGCTAACAGCCCACCCTGCTAAGCCCAGCATGAACCCAACTGgttctaggtgtgtgtgtgtgcagaaacCAAATGGCAATCTCTTAAATCTTGCTTGGAAAACACTCTTCCAATAAGGGTTTTAATTGAAGGTTGACTTGAGGATGTGATGTTATCCTCATCTGTATTCTCAAAGCTTTATGACAACATTGCTACAATGTTGCTCCGGTGAGCAGTAAGCACATTATTGCACTTAATGGACTGTAGGGAAACACCGCCATCTTGTGGCTGTACATTGACATAGAAAACCTTCCTTCACTACTGCTGATGGTCGATTGTCTGAAAACTACAGGTAACTAACTAGTGctcgacttggactgaaataggtgtcGGTACTCATTTTtggtgccggtactgtttatatttaggtgcaggaactcCACAATACTttggagctaatattctataagaggtacAGGAGCTcaagtagaacatttgaggtgccggtactcagctcaGGTgaactcctgcccaagtcaagcactgcaggtaactgccaaaataatggaaacacttgagtaaatgtgGGATACAAagaatattgaaagcaggtgcttccacacaggtgagGTTCtttagttaattaagcaattaacagcccatcatgcttagggagggtcatgtataaaaatgctgggcaggacattattttggctaccatcgCTATGACCCagaggatgacaatgcccccatccacagagcACGAGTGGTCAGTGAATGgtttggtcactgaatggtttggtcactgaatggtttggtgagcatgaaaacgatgtaaaccatgtgccacggccgtctcagtcaccagatctcaacccaactgaacacttatgggagattctggagcggcacctgagacagcgtttttcaTCACCATCAATAAAACataaaatgatggaatttcttgtggaagaatgatgtcgcatccctccaatagagttccagacacttgtagaatccatgccaagacacattgaagctgttctggctcgtggtgcacAAGGCCCTATTACATCTCTTTCTGTTGGGGATTCTTTCATTTTGCCAGTTACCTACATTACTGATGCTGAACTGACTGCTCATTTCAAATCAACGTTTACTGTCATATTCACAGGATACAGCGTAGTACACAGGGCGATGAAAGGATTTCTTGCAAGCTCTCCTTCAAATTCAACAGCAAAAAAAGTATTCAACAAAAATATAGTAAGATACATAATCATGCAGGACAGTATTTAATTATTATAGTAAGCCATGTAATAATGTAATTGCAGGGGTTTACTGAACATATGACAGTGCATACAGACCTGGGCTTCCTGTGGTATTTAGTGAACTGTTTTCATTCTTCCCAATGTCATGTTACATCAGGAAGAAGAATGTGGATCTCGTCCACTAAGATGATATGGTCCACAgagatagatggacaggtaggTCTTATTGGATTACATTATGAGACTGTGATTTACTATGTTAACACATGAAATGATAACCTTATCCACAAAATAACTTAGTTCTGCATTAATAACTGTAATTGAATGATTATTGAATGATTACATTATCAGAAAAAGTTATTGTATTATAAATGTAAAATGTCAATACATTATCTGCTGATTTATGTAATATGTATTACATTACAATTAATTATTACATTACCTGGTCGCTATTACATTAGCAGTTAACAGTATTTCAATGTTTGGTataaaccagtcagtcagtgacaTCTACAGGAGTGATGACCAGTGGTGTTGAGTTTTTACCACTGTAATTATTACCAGGGCTGAAGAATGGATAGAGTTTCTCAGTGAAGGTGTAGCCAGTGTATGAGTGGATatgagacctggcctccacattgTAGAATGAGACCTGACCCTCCTTATAATCCACAAACACCCCCACCTTCTGGAGCTCCTCTCTAAGGAAGATGGGGACAGTGGGGACAGCGCCAGCCCAGTACTCTCCATTCCTCAGCATCACAGTCCAGTATCCATCCTCAGGATTCAGGTAAATCGTCCCCTTCATGTTGATGGACTTCGTGGCCACTCCTAAAGACCAGCCAGTCTTCCCCTTCACCTGAACCTCATAGTAGAATCTCCCTGAGGAGAAACCCTCCTTTCCCAGGACACAGACTGAGATATCAAACCTCTCTGGGTTGTCAGGGAGATCCTGCCATACATCTCCAAATATAACTTGTTTCCTGTCTTCAGACAGGATGAGTTGGAGATGTGCTGTATCAGAGTCTAGAGTCACATCCACTGTTGAGAGAAACATACACCTTATTAGAATTAGAAAAAATCTGTGGATATAGAACATAAATCTGTGAAAACGCATTTTACTGTATAATACATTATTCTCTGACATATGGCTATTTTGTGAATGGTCTGACATCTAAACTATTGTAATAGTGTATTCATGTAGCACCCTAGATGGAGTTAACATACAGGACTGTTGAGTCTAACTGAAGAGTAACGTACAGGACTGTTGAGTCTAACTGAAGAGTAACATACAGGACTGTTGAGTCTAACTGAAGAGTAACGTACAGGACTGTTGAGTCTAACTGAAGAGTAACGTACAGGACTGTTGAGTCTAACTGAAGAGTAACGTACAGGACTGTTGAGTCTAACTGAAGAGTAACGTACAGGACTGTTGAGTCTAACTGAAGAGTAACGTACAGGACTGTTGAGTCTAACTGAAGAGTAACGTACAGGACTGTTGAGTCTAACTGGCAAAATTATTTTCTGATTGTTTCAAGATCTAAAATATAaaaggtaacactttacttgaatgGGGTATATTTAAGACATTTATAAAATCATTATGAAACCAGTCATAACACCTTCATGAGTGTTGAACTATCATTCATAAGAACCTGTTAACAATACTATCTAATAACCTACTACTACCTTAAAAAATAAAACCTGTCACTTTAAGGAGTCATTATTGTCATACTAACCATAGTCCATGATCATATTCTTCAGGTTTCTTCTCACATACTCAGCCTCTCTCTGTTGCTGTGGGTCTGAGATGAGATTAGCTGTGATCTTATTCAGAGCAGCAGTTCTGATGTCCACCAGTTCTTTCTCAAATGTTGCCTCTTGTTGTAACACAGCATTCTTTTTACTGAGTTCACGAACAACACGTTTAAGCTCAGAGTTCTCCTGCTTCAAGTCTGAGTAGAACTTAGAGAGATTCTTCACTTCAGAGATATGAGTTTTAGTTTTAGGGTTCTTCTTCAGATCAGAGAGTCCCTCAACAgaatcttcttcctcctctttaaCTTCCGTCATCTTTTTagagacactctctctctcctcctcctcctcagtctccATAGTCTCCTCCTTAAGAGAAAACATGAAACACACAGTTCAAGTAAAATAATAGATTCACAGTTCAGTTCGTCTCATTCTAATAGTGTTATAAGTGCTTGTAGATAAGTGTTTGTAGTCATTTCACATAGTGTATTGTTAATGACAGCACCTCTTtgatcctctctgtctgtccagcaTTGCCTTGGTGACCTTCGTGTCCCCCGTCTCCAGTGACCTCAGCCAGGGCGTGTCTCTGCAGTGCTGGGACAGTGTAGTGCTGTCTGACGTGGCTCTCACAGTAGGAGACAGTACAGGTCAGACAGTACTTCACCGCTCTGAGCTTCTGTCCAGAGCAGATATCACAGGCCACGTCCCCAGGACCAGCGTAGCCCAGAGCAGGGAGGGCAGGACTGAAGCCTGCCTGCTGGAGCCCCTGGagcaacctggccaaggctgGGTTAGTGCAGAGCACAGGCCGGACTCTGGATCTCTTACTGCACTGGAGACACACATAGTCTCCTGCAGGGCCGGGCTGGACCCAGTATGTGCTGATGCACTGCCTGCAGTAACTGTGTCCACAGGGAATGGAGACCGGGTCCCTCAGCACCTCTGAACACACAGAGCATCTGAACAGATCCTCAGTCAGCAGactggcacagagacagagagagacagagagagacagagagagacagagagagacagagagagacagagagagacagagacagagagagacagagagagacagagagagacagagagagacagagagagacagagagagacagagagagcagaggtcacgatcagatgagctcctgcatttttaaatttttaaaacgttccactgcaatagtgaaggtgtaaacttggcagtagaaaatcttagtagtatatttgacctctcagcttccctatcaaatctaaaaatctcaaatagaaaaccaaagaaaatgaacaacaatgacaaatggtttgatgaagaatgcaaaaatctaagaaagaaattgagaaacctgtccaaccaaaaacatagagacccggaaaacctgagtctacgccttcactatggtgaatcactaaaacaatacagaaatacactacggaaaaagaaggaacagcacgtcagaaatcagcttaaTGTAATTGAAGagtccatagactctaaccaattctgggaaaattggaaaacactaaacaacaacaacacgaagaattatctatccaaaatggagatgtatgggttaaccacttctccaatctttttggctctataacaaagaataaagagcaaaaacatatacatgatcaaatacaaatcctagaatcaactattaaagactaccagaacccactggattctccaattaccttgaatgagttacaggacaaaataaaaaccctccaacccaaaaaggcctgtggtgttgatggtatccttaatgaaatgatcaaatatacagacaacaaattccaattggctatactaaaactctttaacatcgtccttagctctggcatcttccccaatatttgaaaccaaggactgatcaccccaatccacaaaagtggagacaaatttgaccccaataactaccgtggaatatgcgtcaacagcaaccttgggaaaatactctgcattatcattaacagcagacttgtacatttcctcaatgaaaacaatgtactgagcaaatgtcaaattggctttttaccaaattaccgtacaacagaccacgtattcaccctacacaccctaattgacaaccaaacaaaccaaaacaaaggcaaagtcttctcatgctttgttgatttcaaaaaagccttcgactcaatttggcatgagggtctgcttttCAAATTgatgggggtaaaacatacgacattataaaatccatgtatacaaacaacaagtgtgcggttaaaattggcaaaaaacacacatttcttaacACAGGGACGTGGGGTGAAACAGGGTCGCAGCTTAAGccacaccctcttcaacatatatatcaacgaattggtgcgggcactagaacagtctgcagcacccggcctcaccctactagaatccgaagtcaaatgtctactgtttgctgatgatctggtgcttctgtcaccaaccaaggagggcctacagcagcacctagatcttctgcacagattctgtcagacctgggccctgacagtaaatctcagtaagacaaaaataatggtgttccaaaaaaggtccagtcgccaggaccccaaattccatctagacactgttgcactagagcacacaaaaaactatacatacc is drawn from Salvelinus fontinalis isolate EN_2023a chromosome 4, ASM2944872v1, whole genome shotgun sequence and contains these coding sequences:
- the LOC129852948 gene encoding E3 ubiquitin-protein ligase TRIM39-like; translated protein: MSPCSTSGRHTLHQPYEWCPRFASIAQCGLFHLAALAELRAPFNLVRLGRLGAQEHVSSFTVRYTRCHLHVPVLRWQPPVPGCLSGFSLQLFPPLQRSQCLYHAPGCLSVSCLLTEDLFRCSVCSEVLRDPVSIPCGHSYCRQCISTYWVQPGPAGDYVCLQCSKRSRVRPVLCTNPALARLLQGLQQAGFSPALPALGYAGPGDVACDICSGQKLRAVKYCLTCTVSYCESHVRQHYTVPALQRHALAEVTGDGGHEGHQGNAGQTERIKEEETMETEEEEERESVSKKMTEVKEEEEDSVEGLSDLKKNPKTKTHISEVKNLSKFYSDLKQENSELKRVVRELSKKNAVLQQEATFEKELVDIRTAALNKITANLISDPQQQREAEYVRRNLKNMIMDYVDVTLDSDTAHLQLILSEDRKQVIFGDVWQDLPDNPERFDISVCVLGKEGFSSGRFYYEVQVKGKTGWSLGVATKSINMKGTIYLNPEDGYWTVMLRNGEYWAGAVPTVPIFLREELQKVGVFVDYKEGQVSFYNVEARSHIHSYTGYTFTEKLYPFFSPGNNYSGKNSTPLVITPVDVTD